Genomic DNA from Prunus persica cultivar Lovell chromosome G1, Prunus_persica_NCBIv2, whole genome shotgun sequence:
GAAACAAAAAATAACCCCATAGGTAAAATGTATACCAAGCTTCCATCATCTGCTCGCAACACAGCTCCGGCACCAGCTAGTCCAGGGTTTCCTTTCGATGCACCATCAAACATAAGAATACAGGAACCCTACAAATATAGCTTAcatcattctttcttttttctgggtGGGTGATACAACACATTTTTGAAACATTATGATAATTGACACAGAGAACTCCAGATCCTGAAAAAGTGACTGAGAATTCCCCAACCCCtgattatataataaaatataagacAAATTCCGGTTGATGGTCATTAATTAACAAGAAAGTAAATTGAATTCAGGCCTTTGCCGTATTTTGCTCTATCCACTTCATAATGTGATACAATGATCCTATGGAAGTACATTTTTCCCAACCACTAGATATCACCAGGACTTCAACTTACACGGTTCAAGGGGGGTGATTCGAGCACAGCAGAATGATCTATCTTGGCATGCTTTCTCGACAGATCGTCTGATATGAAAGTTGAACCAAATTCTTCCTATAAAGCATTGGAAAAATGTACAAGCTAAGTTCATCTGACACAGAACCTCAGCTTTACCACAGGGTTTagctaaagaaataataatgaaatctTCAGCTAGAAAGTCAGAAATAAGTACCGATAGAATTCCAAAGATAAACATGGTTCTTTATATTCTTGAGCGAGAGTATTCAAGCTCAAAGGTTGTTATGATTCCAAACCTACCTCAGTTTCTGTTCCACACAGTTGTTGGGGTCTCTTTTTGGATGCATCCTTAACAGATGTTTCACCCTTTGAACACGGGTCCTGATatgtgaaagaaaaaacatcatAAACCCACCATGTAAAAACATGATCAGCAAAGACAACAACCTTACAATCAGAAGGAAGgagaaacaaattaattaggaGAAAGCTGCCCAGATAAGTTTGGGGTCGTACTCTATTACATTCTCCaaccttaaaaataaaagtgccTCTGCCTCGcgtataaattataattatgttaTCTTACTAATGCACCCAGCCTATGAATAAGCTACAAACGAAAGAGCAATCAACTGCTATGCCATAAACCTCAGCAGGGCCAtagttttctcttttgaaatTATCAGtcacattataaaaaaaaaatcccaacaGTTTCCAAAGaaatttctttgcagaagCTCACAAGTGAAAACTTACTTCAACCGGGCACTGCACAAGCTTGCCAAAAAGATCATCTTTCACATCTTCAGCTCTTATAGTGTAAATGGCATTCTTAAGTCCACGAGAAACAAGATATTCTTCAGTGTTCTTGGGCATAGACTCCCCTTTGTACACGCTAACAGGAGGATCGCATATCTAACAGAAttcaaagaacaaaagtttaTACATTTCAATTCGAACGCATTCAAAACCCCATTAAAATGACAAAcggagaaaaataagtaaaatttaCCGAAGAGCCGAGCTGAGCCTGGCAATCACTGAAACTCTTATAAACACCGACAACGTCTCCTTTGCGCACTACATAGAAGGAGTCTTTGTCCGGTTCCATAGCCGGTTCGGAATTCGACTTCTTCCGCGACCGGGGCGACGTCgttttgctgctgctgctgctgccttTGCTTCGAGACGAATAGAGCTGAATATGGAACCTCGTCAGCACTGATTCTAAGTTGATTAACTTGCTATTAGTACAAAGGTCAAATCTTCTCTTCCACGAAGAAGGTCCGCACAGAGCACTCGTCCCGGCGGACCGACCTGTCGTTCTGAAAATGGCCGCTGTGTATGAGGAAAACTGCGACAAGCAGTTCATAACACGGCGTTTCTGAAACGGCGGCGAAAATGCAGAGGTCTTCACTCTTCACATCGTTGAGAACGAAAATGATTTGGGCTTTTGGGTGGAATTTCCGGCAAAAATCCGAGTCAAATATTTGGGCCAGGGCCTTATACGGTACCCATCACACGACAATACGACATCATCTATGCTCGGGAAGTTAGAAATAACGACATGTCATCTGGGCCAAAATTAAAGAACGCGCGACGCTAAACCGATACGCTTAGaagttgaaagttgaaagCCTTACAGGGTAGCATTGCTTGGAGACACAAAGATCACAACTTCAGACCAAAATTCTATCATGAGCGCATGCTTTTCTTGCTCTCTGATACGTTCCTCACCTCTTATTCAGGACCCTTACCTTTCATGGCCGCTCGCAAAATTAGTTCGGCCAATTAGCTCTCTCAGGCTCAGAAAATATTCCAGTGCGTCTCCAAGAATCGTCGTAAGAGCTATCGAACAAGGCCTAGGTGTTGTTTCAACAGACGACGTGTCGCTACTGCAGGACCCTCCGTTGATTGATGTTGATACCATAGAGTTTGTAAATGAAGAGGTTCACGGAGTCATTGATGGAGTCGCGGACACCAAATCAGAGGATGAAGCCCTAACTCCGTCCACTAGagttaagaagaagaaggaggttGAAGACAGCTCCGAGAGTAGGTTCAAGCTAAGGAACGGAAGGGAGGTGggtgtctttttttctttttactgtCTTATTTTGAGATAATCTTTGGTTACtgagaaaatccaaaaaataaatttgcgtTCATGTTTAtgctggttttgttttgagaaTAATCATATTTTTGGGAAAGTTCAACTGGGGGAAAAGTTAGGTGTGAGAAATTGTGATAAAGACTGGTAAATTGGGATAAGTTTCCTCGTTTTGATTGGTTTTCTTGAGGATGACCCACTCTTTTCTCCCagatttttgaagaaaaagctTACGTTGTGGGTGTTGAGCACAAACGTAGTAATACTGAGGTTTTATTTGGTGTAGAGGAATCACTCAAGGAATTGACCCAGCTAGCTGATACTGCTGGACTTATGGTTGTTGGTTCCACATATCAAAAGTAAGTAGCTTTTATTGCTTACTTCCAGAAGACTATTTCTGTTTtcggaatattttatttacaaaTTGTTTCCTGTTGGTCACCTAGCATCAAATTCTAACGCTATATGTGATGCAGACTCGTTTCTCCAAACTCAAGGACATACATTGGATCTGGCAAGGTTGCAGAAATCAAGAGTGCAATTAACGCATTGGGTGTTGAGACTGTCATATTTGATGATGAGCTCTCAGCAGGGTATGAAACATTATGAGTGACTTTATTGTTATTTCGAGCATGTTTATGCTTCCTATAGAGACTGATTTATATGAGTTACACGGTTTTATTTTGCCAATACTGGCTCCATTTCCCCTGCATCTATCAATTTGCTGTGCCTGTTGGAACTCTACTTATCAATGTTAGAAGGTTTGGACCAGAATT
This window encodes:
- the LOC18789493 gene encoding uncharacterized protein LOC18789493 isoform X1, with product MNCLSQFSSYTAAIFRTTGRSAGTSALCGPSSWKRRFDLCTNSKLINLESVLTRFHIQLYSSRSKGSSSSSKTTSPRSRKKSNSEPAMEPDKDSFYVVRKGDVVGVYKSFSDCQAQLGSSICDPPVSVYKGESMPKNTEEYLVSRGLKNAIYTIRAEDVKDDLFGKLVQCPVEDPCSKGETSVKDASKKRPQQLCGTETEEEFGSTFISDDLSRKHAKIDHSAVLESPPLNRGSCILMFDGASKGNPGLAGAGAVLRADDGSLICKVREGLGIATNNVAEYRAVILGLKCALRKGFSKIVVQGDSKLVCMQVQGLWKVKNQNMSDLYEEVKKLKDKFLSFKISHVLRGRNSEADAEANLAITLADGQVQEVSGK
- the LOC18789493 gene encoding uncharacterized protein LOC18789493 isoform X2, with the translated sequence MNCLSQFSSYTAAIFRTTGRSAGTSALCGPSSWKRRFDLCTNSKLINLESVLTRFHIQLYSSRSKGSSSSSKTTSPRSRKKSNSEPAMEPDKDSFYVVRKGDVVGVYKSFSDCQAQLGSSICDPPVSVYKGESMPKNTEEYLVSRGLKNAIYTIRAEDVKDDLFGKLVQCPVEDPCSKGETSVKDASKKRPQQLCGTETEEEFGSTFISDDLSRKHAKIDHSAVLESPPLNRGSCILMFDGASKGNPGLAGAGAVLRADDGSLICKVREGLGIATNNVAEYRAVILGLKCALRKGFSKIVVQGDSKLVCMQVQGLWKVKNQNMSDLYEEVKKLKDKFLSFKISHVLR